The Mucilaginibacter terrae region TACGATACCAGTCATGTCAGGTGGATTCAAAGCCGAAACGCTGATGTTGCGACAGCTTTCACCAGGTCTTTTAATCGTATCGTTACGGGATGCAGCCAGAATCTTTAACGCTTCGAAATGGTCAGATGGCCATTCTTTCCTTACATCTAGCGGTTTTGTATTACCCGCTGAAATCACAAAAACTATATCGTTGTCTTCCGCGATCTTATCCAAAATCTGCGCTGGTAAACTATAGCCACTGGTGGTAGCATGTTCTTCAATATTTAAACTGAAATTAAAGATTCGGACACCAGTCCTTGCTTTTAATTCCTGAACGGCTATCTCTAATTCGTTAAAAAACTCCAGCGGCTTTTGGAAATAGTTAAGATACTTATCTTCAGTAGGTAAGATGTCAAGGTCAATGATTCGGCAACCATCCGTTTCTTTACAGATAGCGTGACCGTTAAGCGATTGGCCGATAATGGCCAATCCGGCTATAAATGTCCCGTGATCCTCATTTTTATCCCCCGGCGCCACCAGCCCCCAGCGATCTTCTATCCAGTTGTCGTAAACAGACGAAACCCCACCATCAACTACGCATATCTTTGGGTAAGAACCACCATCAGCTGCTTTAGGTATTGTAAATACATCATCCTTTTTATAAGTAGTTGAAGTCGCACTTTGACTTACAATTGGTGGTAAAGTGATTTTTTTTACCAATGGATGCTGATCCAAAAATGCAATCAGTTGCTCATGTAATTGCGGGTTTAAATTAAGTTTGTTTTGATTTTCGCGTTTTGATGCGGATGTTGATGACTGGCTCAGTTGAATCCTGGCGGGGTTATCCGAATACTCTAGTTTAACGCCAAACAAGATAGCACTACCGCGTCCACTAGTCACTCTTGAAGCAACCAATCCCTGGCCTAAGCGTTGTAATCCGGTAATAAAACTATTAAACAAGTTAAGCCGTGGCTCATCTAATACATCCCAGTCTTTACGCGGCGGTGGAGCAGTAAATAGTTCAATTAAATAAGCGCCTCCTGTTTTCGGATTGGTGAACCATTCCAAAGCCTGTGCAATGGAAAACTTGCGCTTGTCGCTCGGCTTTACTGCCGAAATATTGGTAACTGCACCCAACTCACTACGAATCCTCGACGGATTGGGCACATTTTTTCCGTTTTTGTCCTCCTTATATTTGACCTTAGCTTCAGCTTGTGCTACCTTGGCAGTCACCTCATCAATGCTATTAGGCGTAAGCTCCACGTATAATTCGCCCAAGTCGCCGCCGCCAACGATAGGTGCCACATCTTTTTTAAACATCTGATTGGTTGGTCTGTGGGTCTTTGCTAACGCAGCCTGATTTAATGTTACTTTTGCGAATGATACGCTGGCATAGCTATTAGCAAGCTGCATACTCTTAATATCTTGAAGTTGCTTTTGTATGCTTTGTTGATGTTCAACAAACATTTCATCATTGCCAGCAAAAAAATCCTTTGCTGGGCCACCACCGCTACGATCCCATACCTCAATGAAATCGTTTGTGTTAAGAATGATTTGTATGGGACTGTTAGCCATGATTGATTAATTTTCTTTTGTACGTGATAATAATTTACTAATTGAAGAGGGTGCCATATTTAGTAGCGGCGCAATATCTTTCTGTTTGAAACCAAAAGTTTTGTCAGCAAGCAGTGCTTGAATTAGGGTTTCATCGCCACGAACCATAGCGTCTCGCCTTTCACCTGAAATCCTGCCAGCGTTAAGTAATACAAACTGCCTCATTACTGGGACTAATTCCGAATCAGGATTAATTACCTGCACCCTTTTAAGCCATTGAACAAGCATTTTCGCATCAGCGCCCGAGCTGTCTTCTAATGACCAAGCCAGAAACTTTAATTCTGTCTCGCTAAAATTCAGTGGTGCGGCCAACTTAGTTATTAGATGAAGGAGCACATCTGTTGACGGCTTGGGTACTTGCATTTGAATATCGAAACGCCGCCAGATAGCAGGATCTAACAAAGTTTCATGATTGGTAACACCGATGGTGAAACCACGTTCATGACGAGAATCCAAACTTTGCAATAACGTGTTTACAACACGCTTTACTTCCCCAACCTCTTGGGGGTCATTTCTAAGTTTGGCAATCGCATCAAATTCGTCCAGTAGCAGTACGCAATTGTAACGATTGGCAAATGCAAATAAGTTTCCAATATTTCTGGAGGTCGTACCTAAGAAGGACGACATTAACCCTTCTAATCTGGCTAAGACCACTGGTAAACCTATTTGCTTTGCAATCCATTTTGCAAGGTGGGTCTTCCCGGTACCAGGTGAGCCATATATCAAGCACGAGCTTGCGGGAATTGCCTGAAGCTGAATCAACTGCTCAAATTTCACCCATTCATTAATAATAGCTTCAATAGCAATTTGAATCTCATGTGAGAAAATCGGCGGCTCAGCAGGTAAATCATCGTCAAAAAACACTTCTACCAAAGCTGTTGAAGTCTCTTTATCAACAGGCAAAACGGTTTTGCGCGTTAGTGTTTCACCAGCTGATAAAACAAAAGATTTCTGGATTTTACTTGGTGCCATTTCCAAATTAGCCTGTGAGCTATTCAAGATTCCATTAAGGGAATTTACCTCTTTCGTTTGTCCATCTTTTTCGAGAGCCTCCTTTAGACGTTTAATTTGATGCACAATTGCATCGGTGGGATTGGCCAGTGCTGACCTACATAAAGCTTGTATAATATTAAAATGCTGCATTGAATTGTATGTGAATGCAATTGTATAAATTAAATTCCATATTTTAATATTAAAAGTGAATAATTAGAATATAAATTCCATTTGTTGTATAAAAAATTCCAAAAATTGTTTTTTTCTGATTTTTAATTAATTAAAAATCCATCAAAGTAGGTCACGATAGTTCAAGTTTTGTGATAAGCATATCTTCTTCATTTGAATAGCGCTAAAAACGAGATAATTGTTAAGGGGATTAGAGATTATCAGCTTACATTGGTAATCATTGCGCTAAAACAAGGTTTTTTTTGAACGATACTGAAAATCGGGCGCCAGTTAGGGATTGCTGCGGCATCCTGCACAGCTTTTATCGCATAAAGTCTGGCCGGAGGCAACTGCCTAAAGAGTGAATTCAAGCTTCATTGTTTATACATCTCGCAATCCTTACATTTACTTCTAAATCATATTTCTAGACTAATGGATACAACTACCGGGTATTTCTGGGACCCGAACGATACAGATAATCAAGTATTCGGAGAATTAACAGTCAGCGAAACAGGGGATCAATTTGATATAAAGTTATTTGGCATGATCCGCTGCGTGGAAGAACCCATGTGGCGCATCAATTACCACCCTGCCATACCGGTCATTCAAGGTTATACTTCCTCGAAAGATTGTTTATCATTATTTAGTTTGCGGGTTGAACACTATGAGAACATCAGTCATGATACCGATCCAAAATCGCTTAATAGAAAAAGCACTATCATCCGGTTACGATGCGAGAGTTATATCGTTTCAGACAATTATTTCTTCTTAGGCAACGAACATTTTCATGTTCTCATTTAAAATTCTTACCACAGTTTTCAGAAGAATTAGACGAGGGTGATAATTTCACCTCCAATTTTTGGGAAGTCACCCATAGTGATGATGATTACTTGGAAAAAAAAGGCGATATGCTCACTTACACGCTTCATGGTAAAGATTCTGTTCAAATCCCTTTTTCTGGCGGCAAGCTGGAATACACCGGCTCTTTTGGCAATCTGCCGCTCATGCCCAGAAATCAACTGCATATCGAAAAGACTTATTGTTTCAAATTCGCCTTTCAAACACCGCTAGCGTTGGTAGAAATGTATTCCTTTTTGAAAAAAAGCCGTGCATTTTTTACGTTGATGACAGGAACATATTTGGCCTTGGAACAAATCCGAATCAATGCTGGCCAGCGTAAGTGGCATACCTTTAACGCAAACTTTAATAAGCGGAATATTTATTACCCAGGCGGCTTTCCTCCCAGGCACCGTATGCTATATCTAAATGACCTGGTAACGCATGATTATTTCAATATCTTTTTATCAGTTCACGCTGATATTGAATTGCCCTTGCGCCACTATCTCAATTTTATTGAAAACGATAAGGATGACCCGGAACAGGACCTTTTGTCGCTTGTTGCCGCTATTGAGATCATGTTCAATAAAACTCACCAGGCCGTAAACTCACAGATCGGCGAATTATCAAAAGTGGCGGCAGAGATCATGGTTCTACCTGGGATAAAACAGCATCAAATAGATTTTTTAATGACATTCAGAAAGGGGACAAAACTAAAGGCATTCCGAATAAAGGACAAGCTGATCAAGCTAATTGATGATAGTGAAATCCTTACCAAACTTGTAAAAAACAGCGACAGTTTTACTGAACAAGTCCTAAGTGCGCGGCACTACCTTGTTCATGAAGCCGACATGGCCAGCAACGCGCTTATCAGTAATACTTTACTTTTAAGAAAAGCCAACATGAAACTAAAAATCATTTTAGAGTATTATCTGCTACTATATTTAAAAATACCAAAAGACATTATAGAAAAGAGAATCTATCTAATACTTCCTAACCATGTTCAATTTTCCGGTTAATTTATCATGGGCGTCATTAAACTTACTTTTGTTACACTCGGGAAAAGTTCGCATATCGCATTTCCCAATAAAGAAGTACCATACCATGTTTTCTTGTCATTATTCCAGAAAAACTATCGGGAGAAAGAAAGCATGTGGGTATTGGAGGCGATAC contains the following coding sequences:
- a CDS encoding S8 family peptidase yields the protein MANSPIQIILNTNDFIEVWDRSGGGPAKDFFAGNDEMFVEHQQSIQKQLQDIKSMQLANSYASVSFAKVTLNQAALAKTHRPTNQMFKKDVAPIVGGGDLGELYVELTPNSIDEVTAKVAQAEAKVKYKEDKNGKNVPNPSRIRSELGAVTNISAVKPSDKRKFSIAQALEWFTNPKTGGAYLIELFTAPPPRKDWDVLDEPRLNLFNSFITGLQRLGQGLVASRVTSGRGSAILFGVKLEYSDNPARIQLSQSSTSASKRENQNKLNLNPQLHEQLIAFLDQHPLVKKITLPPIVSQSATSTTYKKDDVFTIPKAADGGSYPKICVVDGGVSSVYDNWIEDRWGLVAPGDKNEDHGTFIAGLAIIGQSLNGHAICKETDGCRIIDLDILPTEDKYLNYFQKPLEFFNELEIAVQELKARTGVRIFNFSLNIEEHATTSGYSLPAQILDKIAEDNDIVFVISAGNTKPLDVRKEWPSDHFEALKILAASRNDTIKRPGESCRNISVSALNPPDMTGIVPYALSNYSCRGPGLRVGLKPDLAHIGGSGSKHATKGHGLLSIDPRGRVVDGCGTSYAAPNVAKTLASIDHAIEGIVSRETLIGLSVHHASLPDSLSDKKLQNITKHLIGFGIPKGSEEILEGAPSAITLVFANRAINGHKMSFKFSWPISLVRDGKCFGYARLTIVSTPAFDYRYGAEFVRVNIDAALRQQQDDGKYKGRLNAIYTPDEKDGSLYEKDQIEHAFKWSPVKVYEKHFPKGVGPTTNWTLDVEYLARDGAIIPKDGVPFTAILTISDPSKERPVFNDMRQLLQSIGVQTVDIKTAARVTQRI
- a CDS encoding ATP-binding protein encodes the protein MQHFNIIQALCRSALANPTDAIVHQIKRLKEALEKDGQTKEVNSLNGILNSSQANLEMAPSKIQKSFVLSAGETLTRKTVLPVDKETSTALVEVFFDDDLPAEPPIFSHEIQIAIEAIINEWVKFEQLIQLQAIPASSCLIYGSPGTGKTHLAKWIAKQIGLPVVLARLEGLMSSFLGTTSRNIGNLFAFANRYNCVLLLDEFDAIAKLRNDPQEVGEVKRVVNTLLQSLDSRHERGFTIGVTNHETLLDPAIWRRFDIQMQVPKPSTDVLLHLITKLAAPLNFSETELKFLAWSLEDSSGADAKMLVQWLKRVQVINPDSELVPVMRQFVLLNAGRISGERRDAMVRGDETLIQALLADKTFGFKQKDIAPLLNMAPSSISKLLSRTKEN
- a CDS encoding ApeA N-terminal domain 1-containing protein — protein: MDTTTGYFWDPNDTDNQVFGELTVSETGDQFDIKLFGMIRCVEEPMWRINYHPAIPVIQGYTSSKDCLSLFSLRVEHYENISHDTDPKSLNRKSTIIRLRCESYIVSDNYFFLGNEHFHVLI